The genomic stretch GGCAAAAAATAAAAAAAGAAGCCCTCTAATCTTAATTAGAGGGCTTCCATTATTTTTTCGCAATATAACCAAAGATACTAGATAGAAAAGCAGAAGCTCCCATGAGGAACTGCATACCAAACACTTCTCGTTCATTACTACCAAATGTAATAGATAAATTTTCTTTGGCAAAATCAATCCAATTTGTCACAGATAAATAATTTGTCAGTAAAATAAAGGCTGCACCCATTAAAATACCAACTAAAAGATACGAAACTTTACGCCAGGAAAAGATTACCACTAGAAGAAATATAACAGCCATAAAGCATGCAAAGTAACCATCTAATACCGTTGTAAATAAATAACCTTCTTTAATATTATCCGAATGTAATTGTCTAAAAATAGTTACTGCAGCAAAAACCGATGTCACTGCTCCAAGGAGTGAGAAAACACCTGCTGCATAACGCCATTTCGTTTTCCAAGCTTGATCTGCTTGTATTTCTTTTGCTTGAAATTTTGGTCCAATAAGTAATGCGATTAATACTAAAAGTCCCAAAATACATAATAAAGTTCCCGACCATTCAAATGGCTGTGCATACTCTAATTTTGAAAGAATTCGGAGCTGATAATAATACACCGAAAACCCTTGGAATAAAACGAAACAGATAACGCCAATAATACTTGCAAGGCGAAAACTTTCTTTTCTCATAAAAACAAAACCAATAATAAAAAGTCCTACACCAAAAAATAATAGCATCCAATAATTCCATACAAAAACAAAACTATTTTCTTCTGCATTAAAATAACCAATAACCGCACTAATAAAACTGTATAGTTGCGTAATACCAAGAGCGATTAACAAACTACCGCATATTCCTCTCCATTTACTAGGCAATTCGCCCACTTCCTTCCTATTTATGCCTTGCCATGTTACCCTAAGAGTGAGGTGATAAAAATGAACTGGACCATCTGGGACAAAAGCCAACCAGTCCCACTCACTCTTTTGTTAGATGCCGATCCTAGTGAAAAACAAATTGCGACATACTTCAACAAATCTCATGTGTTGCAATTAATGCAAGCTGATACAATCATCGGCGTTGTTTGTTTATTTCCACTAAATAAGAACCAACTCGAAATAATGAATATTGTTGTTTCTTCAGAATACAGAAACCAAGGTATTGGCAAAAAATTACTCGAAAAAGCTTTTGATTATGCAACTCATAAACACTTTTCAAA from Listeria monocytogenes ATCC 19117 encodes the following:
- a CDS encoding GNAT family N-acetyltransferase is translated as MNWTIWDKSQPVPLTLLLDADPSEKQIATYFNKSHVLQLMQADTIIGVVCLFPLNKNQLEIMNIVVSSEYRNQGIGKKLLEKAFDYATHKHFSKIIVKTGNSSIDQLAFYQKNGFRMQHIIPNYFTENYPNQTIIENGIACLDQIILLKEIKS